Genomic segment of Lepidochelys kempii isolate rLepKem1 chromosome 23, rLepKem1.hap2, whole genome shotgun sequence:
GAAACCTTTCCAGGTATTCTTAAGCACAGCTTTGGAAAGTCTGACAGAGTGAGTTTTGCTGTCGTGaaaatcacttcacttctttAAATCTGCTAGCAAATAGCCATCAGATCCAGTCATCATTGAAAATACACTGGGTGCTTCTTCACAGATCATGTGCTGTTGACTGACAGCTTCTGGGCCTCTGCTAGAGAGGCAGGGATAGATGTGTGTATGAATTCCCTGGTACCAAACTGAAACCTACTCCCCAATTTAAGGCATGTTTGCAagcaaatggcctgattttcagaggtgccatgcacccacaactcccattaagACTGGCAACAGTTGTGGCTGCCAGCACCTTTGACAATCAAATCCTTGGCTGTTCACAGTGGGTTTCCATCCCCGCCCCAAGCCCTGTGTCTTGCTGGGAGCTGACATGTTCTGCTGCTGTTCCATGGCGTTTCATTCATTTCATGGTTTCTTTTCATGAAACCAAAAGGGGAGAAACAAGttgattccttttttttttttttaattttattttcattgaaatCCTGGACCGCAGAAAGCAGCCACAATGACAACACCCAGTCAACGATGGAAGCTACCTTCATCGGacgaatgggaatggaaaaattaaaaaaacacacagagatcCTTTAgcaaaagttacagaaaaagaaCGTGGCATATAAGCACTACTGGTTGGGGTTGGGTTTTGTTTAACAGAATTATacaaatctcttttttttttttttaaataagtgctAAAAGTCATGACATCGGTTTACCTTTTTAAGTGCAGCCAATGGAGTTCTCTTTGCCTCCTTTTGTTCTCCTAGCTTGCGGGAAGGAAGGGGTTCAGAGGTGGCTCTGGCACCCCCCTGAGGGCTTATTTTTGTTGGATCATTCAGTTGAAGGGCTGTGTTTGCAGGGGGAGCGGTTGGATTGCTTGGAAGAGGCTCTGTCGTACAATGCCAGCCTTTCAAACtagtcactggttcaaatccagcccagcgTGACCGTGAACACTGCTCGCTGGTGTGCGGTGATCTGGGAAATTAGTTGATCTTAATTTAGTTCCTAGTTGGCCCCACAGCAGTTCCCCCTCTTGGCAATCTCAGCGCAAAAGCCATGGATTGAACAGACCACAGAAATGGAACTTCTCATCCCTAGTGGGTGGGCTTACCATGGCAGGGGTCAGTTGGCAGGGCTGTCATTCCAACAGCTTTAAATACACATCAAGGAATAAGGGACTACAGTAAATCAGTGTCGCTTCCAATGACTTTGCTGAATGACAGCCCAGATCtataaaggcatttaggcacctaaatctctgATTCGGGCACCATCCCAAtccacaacccccccacccctgctcggCATAACTGGTTAGTTGCCTAAACCTGGTGCCTAAATCTTCCCTGGGTAcccaagtttctgcctctgggcatatgCACAATGCCTCATTCAAGGCATCTGGGTGTCTATCTCATGCCTAGGCCCTAGCATGATCTACACACCTGAGGAAGATAGGCGTTTGCTTGCGAGTCTTGAGCCGGTGGCCATGCTCCGAGCACACCTATATACTTGGGTCCTATTCAAATCTGGCCAGAGAAGAAGGAGATGCTGCCCACTTGGTGGTTGGAGCACTCACCGAAGGTGTGGGAGACCAGGATTCaattcccctctctcccagaTGATGAAAGAGGATTTGAACGGGGGTCTCCCACCTTTCAGGTGTGCCCTAAccaatgggatattctgatgtcaGGCTCTCAGattctcctgttgaagttgttccccTTTGGATAAAGAAATAGAGGAATCAGGGGGACTGAACTGTGGGTGGAAGCCCTAACCACAGATGACCATCGTTCTTACACACTCTGGTCGAATGACCATTTAAGTGTTTATCGAGTATCTTAAGCAACATTTGACAGGGAGGTGAGTGCAAATGCTCTTGCTGTAGCttaaaagcaaatgcaatttgtGGCTGTGTGGGCTGGATTTCAGCTGAGTATAGCTAGTGTTTGAAGCCACTGGAAGCTGGGGAGAGGGCTCGCTCACTCCCTCTTAGGAAAAAGGCCCTGCCATGAAAATGATGGTAATGAGAAGAACAGGAACTCTCCAGCCAAGCCGCTAGAGCAACCTGGAAACCCTTTTCTTTGCATCCAGCTTCCATTCATCCTTCCTTGAATAGGAGAAAAACACTCAGTGGAGTTGGGGGAGaagcctctctctttttttttttaaccaattccCCCTCCTTCTAGGGAGGAATAAAAGGAAGATTGCTGCTGGCACAGAGCAGGGTAGCAGAAGGCCTGgctgaagaacataagaacggccatactgggtcagaccaaaggtccatctagcccagtgtcctgtcttccgacagcagccagtgccaggtgtcccagagggaaggaacagaagagGCAATCaccaactgatccatcccctgtcacccactccGAAAGATCAAAGCACTCTCTTTATTTTGTTGTTAATCTGCAaggaaaagcacttaagcatagtTAGCCCTTACAGAGCGCTGGGCCAAACTGCTCGGTGGGTCAGAAAACAGGCATAAGTGGTCAATTAGTCTGACCTGCAGTTATATGCGGCTGGGACACGACTGAAACTTACAAGCTGAAGAGGCCAACAGGGCTGGGAGGGGTAAGAGAAGCAGCCACCTGGAGCTGGTAAGATAAAGAGGAGGTGATGAGGGATGGGCGCATTGTCTTACACATTAAAGCAGCTATGGAGAGGGTGTAAGTCACCTCATTTTGCCTTCCCCACTGATCAGAATAAGCAACTCACTTTGCTACTCATGCCCTCCCTGCTGCATTTACCCCACAGATTTCTACGGAAGCTGCATCCATTTGCTCCAATTTACATTGCTCTCTCGGTGTCTTGGCTTCCCCAAACCCTGTTCTGCTCTTGGTTACCATGGAATCACTCCAGATTTTACCCCCGTGTAACAGAAGaggaacagaatctggcccccagTTTCAACAATGGGGATGATATTCAGCTCCATAATAAGTGTCTGGCAGTAAGGATTGATTAACGTTTATACAGCATTTTGAAGCTGGAAAAGTACGAGGGGCCAGATCCTCtactgctgtaaatcagcctGGCTCCATTTTTTGATGGAAATCGGGTCACGTCATGAGTGCAAAGCGTCCTTTCTTCCCATGCACCATTATGCAATAATGGGAGAAAAGGCAAAGAGGGGAAGGAAGCTCATCCTGCTTTTAAAGATATAAAtcaggaagggggggaggggtgagctgATGCTTGCTATGATTCTGGCTCTTCCACAAAGGgtagctgatttttaaaaagtgcagaTTCTGTtttctggtgtaaatctggagtaactcatgGACCTgctttggatttacaccagcgtaacagGAGCATCTGACCCAGAAGGATAAAGCTATGAATCAGGGAGCAGAATACTGATTTGTGCTGTGATTTAGTTGTGGGGCGGGGGAATGAGACATGAGGATTGATTCCAGAATAAAGATTTTTCCCTGCTGAAACATCCAGCAGCTCCTGTGGTCGCGAGCCCCCGAGATGAGTTTCAAAGGAGCACGGACTTCAGCGCAGAGCTCAGTGCAGAGTCAGTTCGGGGTGGCGTATCTAACGAGACGCCTTCAGGGCAGCTGCTTGGCTTAGTCCTCTTTGCGCTCTGTGGCTGACAGGCTGTGGATGCCGCCGCTGGCCATGGAGAAGGGCAGCGTAGAGAACAAGGATTCGGCAGCTGTGAAAACGCCCCCCGCGGCGCCCGAAATCTGCGCCAAACCGGTGGCACTGGCTGAGTTCCCGAACGGCGCCACCATGTTGAGCCGCTGGATGTGGTGGTACATGAGTTCCATGGAGGCCTTGGACTCCACGCTGCCGATGTCCATGAGGTTGATCGCATGGGAGGCAGGCAGCACATTGCCTGGCACAGCCAGGGTCACGTCAGCTGGGGCGTATCGGATAGTGCTGGTGGTGTAGAGGCTCTGGGAGCCGGTGGTGCTGGCGATGCCGTGGTGCCCGCCAAGCTGGTGCACCAGCGGGAGGACCACGTTCCCCGCGTGGAACCGCTGGAGCGCCTCCATCTCGCCAGGATAGACCAGGGGGGCGAAGGGCGTCGACGTGGCCCTTTCCTCGCACGGTGAGCCCGAGAGCGGGGGGGAGAGCGTTTCAGCTGAGGGGGCCGGCAGCATAGCCCGGGGAGATGTGCTGAAGGGGGCCTTGGCCAGGCCTCCGCTGCTGTCCATCTCGGGAGGGGTGAGGACTGAGTCCGGGATGGAGACGTACAAGTGGGAAGTGGCTTGCCTCAGAATGGGCTTCTCCAGGCTAAGTGCTTTGCTCACAGTGTAGGGGGGTCCCTCGTGGAGGGCATCCCGGGCAGAGGGGTAGGTCCACAGGGCGGCCTTGTCGTACTTGGGAGCCTGGCTCTGCTCTGTCTTAATGCTAAGCGCTGCACTGGTTTTCGGTGGGTAGCTCCTCTGGGTCTGGATGACGGAGGCGAACTCCGATGTGCAAGGCTGGCTCGGCCCCGCGTTCCTCCCTGCCGCCATATTGTACCCGTTCACCCTCCTCTCCAGCGCCACCGGCTGGGGCGGGAGATCAGGTTCCTCCTCGCTGCCGCTGTCCGACTCCTCAGTGCTGACGAGCGAGGCCTCCCGGGGGGGGCTTTCCGGCTGGAATTCCAGCTTGATCCGTTTGCTCCGGGGCCCCCTGTGCCTGCTCTCGGCGTCGCTCGCCCCAGCGCCTTCCGACACGTCCTCATCCTTGTAGCTCATTTCCGGGCTGCTGGCGTTGTTCTCCGCCATGGAGCAACGGGCCCCATCATCCGGAGTGCTCCGGGAGTAACCTTTGGCCAAGGCCCCAGCCGCTTTGGGCAGAAACTGGTTCCCCTGCTTGTGTTCCGGCCCATGGTCGCTCTCTggaagggaagaagagaaggTGATTCAGGAGCAGCCTACTCAGCAAGGGATCTGGACGGAGGTTGTTAAACTCCACCTAGCTGCTTTCTGCCAGCAGGTGATGGGTTTATTTTatctaacaaaatatttttccagcGAGACACCTAATGGGAGGTTACATCCCATTTTATAGCTGCTTCCTACCTGCAGAGCAGCTAATGATCACAACCTCATGGCATGCACAAACCAGCGATGCAAAGTCAACACGGCATGTTTCCTCTTAGACTGTCCCCCTCCTGCCAGATCGGATCTGATTCTCAGCCTTATGGCCAAAGAGGAGAGGACAAAGATTAGCTCCCTTAATAAGTTTGTGCTTTTCTTCCATCTGAATATTACAACTCCGGTTCAGCGCCACAGTGCTGACCACCTCTGCTATACCGACGGAGAAACCAAGATGCTGAGCAGCGCCCGAGGTCACACTGTaccagaaccaggaatagaacccgggCGACACAATGCACAGGGCTGTGCGCTAATCACTAGCCCAACCTGCCTGTCTCCAGGGTTGTCTATAGCTTCAGTGCAATAGGATTCCTTCATGCTCTGGGCTGGTTAAGGGCCCAAACTTGGATCCTCTCTATAGGGCAATACATTGGAGATGGGGAAATGCTGTTTGGGTCCCATCTATTTCATTCGTCACCAAGGGCCAGTGCTGGTTTCTTCTCTAcatgtagagctggtcagaaaatggatattttccatggatttttttaaaattaaaaacaactaGATTTGGAAGGATTTGTTTTTTTGTCGGTAAATGCTTATTTCACCATTTTCACATGCAAACCGATGAaataatatttccattgataataatagaaatgtacagataggcaaagtaagaaaaatgctaccaGGGAACTTATTCCAGCTTGATTTAAGGCTCCTTAGCATATTTTGACATGGGGTTTAACAGACATAACGCTTTAATGTTTTGAATTTCAATGGGTCCTGTCAATAAATAGTTGTCTGACACCCCATAGTTTCTCGCCAtgttgaaaatttaaattgataaattttaaaaatgcttaaaataaacattaatagGGGTTGAAATTATAAAacttgaattctgccaagcctaaaaaCAA
This window contains:
- the NPAS1 gene encoding neuronal PAS domain-containing protein 1, which codes for MLPLPGAITSQLDKASIVRLTISYLKMRDFASHGEPPWGLRAEGSPPPGPAGKGPGRRNMAALLTKLFEQHLGGHILQSLDGFVFALNQEGKFLYISETVSIYLGLSQVELTGSSVFDYIHPGDHPEVAEQLGLKLPFDAVGSPPESQKPPGLTGASSSSSCSSSLNEASEPDPAGSHAPPKHDALERSFFVRMKSTLTKRGLHVKTSGYKVIHVTGRLRPRLPSFSHAHSVLSRVLGLVALAHTLPPSTLSEVRIESHMFVFRVNMDLQIVYCESRISDYMDLCPSELVGKSCYQFIHGEDVEGIRQSHLDLLKKGQVVTRYYRWLQKNGGFVWIQSCATISVNIKNPSEKNMVWVNYILSKPECKNTALDIFQLPGIPARQTDASDVSDLEPDFKESDHGPEHKQGNQFLPKAAGALAKGYSRSTPDDGARCSMAENNASSPEMSYKDEDVSEGAGASDAESRHRGPRSKRIKLEFQPESPPREASLVSTEESDSGSEEEPDLPPQPVALERRVNGYNMAAGRNAGPSQPCTSEFASVIQTQRSYPPKTSAALSIKTEQSQAPKYDKAALWTYPSARDALHEGPPYTVSKALSLEKPILRQATSHLYVSIPDSVLTPPEMDSSGGLAKAPFSTSPRAMLPAPSAETLSPPLSGSPCEERATSTPFAPLVYPGEMEALQRFHAGNVVLPLVHQLGGHHGIASTTGSQSLYTTSTIRYAPADVTLAVPGNVLPASHAINLMDIGSVESKASMELMYHHIQRLNMVAPFGNSASATGLAQISGAAGGVFTAAESLFSTLPFSMASGGIHSLSATERKED